A region of the Carya illinoinensis cultivar Pawnee chromosome 16, C.illinoinensisPawnee_v1, whole genome shotgun sequence genome:
AAACCACAAATAAGAATTCAAGATGttttaaaatgtgaaaaaaagccATCATCATAGGATTAAAGCAAGTAATAAGTTCCACAAACTATAAACATTGAATCAGACAGTTGGAGATATCTCCATTGCATAGCTGGCATTTTACTTTCAGTTAGACCGGCTTCTAATAACATCGAGGCCCATCTCGGTAGGGTCGGTAGCTTGCAACTCCACCTGAATACCATCCAACTCTCTCTTGAACCTGTCCTTGTAGCTCGCATAAATCATCTTGCTTCTCACTTTCGCAGTATCAGGGGACCTTCATAGCATGGTACATCAGTAAGCACAAGAGACAACAAATCAGAGAATAGAACATGAGAAAGCATAGTAAACTCAGTGACactaaatatacatatatatatatatataggtaactCCGTGACACTAAATATTACCAAGTAATGAACTCAATCCGGCTCCTTGGGACATTCTCTTCTGTCACAAAGTCAAAGTCATACACAGCATATCGGCACTCATCAGCAGGAAGGCTGGCAGAAAAATCCTCAAAACTATCACTTGGTTCACCAAGCTTCTCCACAAAAACCTGCTTTTGCTTCTCTTCAATTTTGTAAACAATAAAGCGGTAAGTTCTTTTTGCCTTCAGATCTAAAAACCTTAGTTTGCAATCATCATGTACAGCCATCCCAGATGCGGCATTTGCCTGCAGTATTGGACGAAAGATGTGCATATGTTAATTACCATATTTTTGAATTTCTatattttcatgtttttaacATCAACAAAATGTTCCACCCTACACCCCATCAGTTCTTCACCAGCAAATAACCAAAAATTAAtgctcaataattataaaactAGTAAAGTTATCCACCATCAACCCACAACCTCGTGATTACCAAATAACTATGAACAGAAACGTAAGGTCCTTGTTACTTTTTACCCTCCTAGCATATGCATTCACTGCATTACCCAtatcatctttatttttctcacttttccCTTCAAAGTCCCTGACAAAGAGAACCCATGTATCAAAACCACGTTGTGGAACTCAATTATTAACTCATAAATACTACGTTACTACGAGGTGAATGATAATTaagttttataattatatgcatCTCTACTATTACGATACAATGATAAACAAATAGTTGAAGTAAAGACTTTCCCATTAAGCAATGTTTGGTTTAAATTGTAACATACCTTTTTCTTGATAATGTGTTGTATGGTGGCATTGAGGTTTCCTTCTATCATTGGTTGAAAATCTCTTTCATTCAATAGTAGATGCGTTTCGGACATGATCGTATACACTCCCTTCAGCTTAGGTGTTTTTGTACTTGTCGAAGCAAACATTTTTAATTTGGGGCATCCAGTTATTGTTATTCTATCCAGAGATGGCCATTCAAAAGCATGATTATCTTCGGTGTAAAAACATTCCAACTTTTGTAAATTCATGAGCTCGAGGGTCTTCACTAGAGGAAATACAATCACATCTCTATTCTCTTCATCTCCTAATTCTTTTGCAAGGACTGCTTCCATTTCATTGCAGCCATGTACTTCTATTTCCTCTAATTTCACAAGAAGTTCTGCTATGGATGGTGTGAATAAACATTTCAAACTATTACATTTCCATACTTGTAGCCATCTCAAGTAATTGAATCCCTTAATATCTCGTGGGCCTTTCTTCCATATATGCAACAACTTCGATAAATATCTTAACGACAACTTTGTCAAATTGTTGAAGCTATTGCTTTCTTCAGTATTTAGTCCCTCAAGTTCAAATATCACTTCCAATGAATCACATTGATATGCAGTAAGTTTTTGTagattttccaaactttcaatcaAGTTGTGTGGAAACAGAGACAACATCTTTGTTTGATTTTCAGTCTCACTCACATTTTCCTCCCCTTGATTTGTCAACGTAATCtagcaaaacataaaaaagtgtGAAGGAGtacataatcttttttttttttttttaatgacacaTTCAAGCTAGGCTTGCAAGAGGACAATCTTAAGCTCAACTTCGATTTGAGCCCCTAAATTACCatattttctaattaaattacatgGCCAAACTAgcaaaatcaataatttaatagtGCAAATAaccaacttttatttatttatagtctAATGGAACTCTAAGACCTTTAAGCCTAATGTGGATGTTGATATGATTTCATTTCATCATAGTCCATCCAATCtcatttcaacatccaaacatcactcaaacacacactttacaattttaaatattcaacttttttatttaatcattacataatcattaaaaatcttctaaatttccaaacaaaacacaaaaaaaattcaattttccaaattaaaaaatatatattaaaataataataattttataatatttgaactttataatatttttattcaacattttctctcttatttttcaaaatcccataaaatatcttaactcaaactattttactactatttataaactattttactattattcacatatttctcatcttatgatctcaacatccaaacgatgCCGAAATGAATTGTCCAAAGTTCCTATGGAgttttagtaaaaatatatataaaaaaaaaataacaagaataaaaataattaatgcaatCTTTGAAGTGTttcaaaaaagttataaatgaaaagaataataaataaacctTAATCGCATACCTTTTTGTTAATTAAGTCTTGCTTATTCTCTCCGAAAGAGGAGCTGCTATTTCGTTGGGCTGGACTATAATTCCTGCAACGTGGTACACAAGACTCCATGCATTGGTTAAAACGTCCTGAAGATTCTCTTGCCGATGAGGAGGCGGCACTAGGCTCTTGGGCTCTTGGATCCAATTCTGCAtccatctttctttcatttcttctgtTTTTAACTTCTGAACCAAATGTTTTTAAGTTTGGACATTTGGACAATTCGATATTCTTTATGGATGGCCACTTAAGAGAATGGGCTTCCCTACTCAAAATATCAACTCTCCTTTCTTCTCCAGCTTCGTACTCCCTTTGAATAATAATTTCCATCAAGTTGCATTCCCATAGTATAACCTCCTGTAGTTGCACAAGTAGTTTTGCTATAGAAGCAGGGAGTAAATTTCTCAGTGTATGACActtcttgatattaattgatATTAAGTTTTGAAAGCCTTGAAATCCTTGTGGAATATTCTTCCACACATGTGACATCCTAGACAAGTTTAGTAAATGTAGATAAGAAAGTACTGCTAGGATAGGCTTGCAGTTCTCTTTAACCTTTAGTCCTTCCAGATCAAATACCACTTCTAGTGATCTACAGCCTTCTACATTAAGGGATCCCAACTTGGGTACCCACAAAATGGTGTTGgatgaaaataatttatgaGCGACGGTTGTTGGTGTAGTGCTACCTCCTCTTTCAACTTGTTTAGTCCATTAATTGAAccattaaaatattgttagtagttttcatatataatatgtattttaaCATAGGAAAGTAATATGATGTTTATTCCCTACAAAACAATATTCTTGAAGAATTATTCTATTCATAAGTTGATGTGTAGAACACATTATTCAcgtcatttaaataataagatttgatttggaagattcaaattttaaatctatctttcaaatcaaatcatacCATGTAAGCTGTGTGCGGTTTACAGACTTTAGAATAAGAGTAATCATTCCTAATTACAAATTTTCCAGCAATGTTTAAAACCATTAAACTCTTTGTTGGGCTTGGCAACATGTACAAAAAATTTCAACTAATCCACATAGAAAGTGAATCATATATGTGGTGGTTACTGGGAGAACATACCTTAACTGAATCCGTGGAATTACAGATGCCAATGAGCCTTGGTAAGTTATTTAATGATAGTGACTCCAGGAGATGGAAGGTATTAGGTGGAGTAACATCCGATGCGCCTTCAAGTAGATATTCTAAATCTTCACATCTAGAAATTTTTAGATCCTTCAAGGTGCATGGTAAAATTCTTTTTTGCTCTTTCTCAAACcaaatatgttttgaattttttgcaaTATCCAACCACAAAACTACAGCTTTCTTCAACAGTGAACGAAATGTTCGGTGTTCCCCAAGATCACTTGCATCCTCTATTTTGAGTCCCAaagtattttcaaataaataccTCCCATCGTCTCTACCATTTATATTAAATCTGAAATCAGAATTACAGAAGTCC
Encoded here:
- the LOC122299085 gene encoding uncharacterized protein LOC122299085 isoform X3 — translated: MLNLEDCLLGDVSAIGTLGNLEILGFPNSNVVLPREIGNLSRLKLLDMKGYYSKKRIAAGVFSGLSKLEELYVEGFTNWGCTTMMEGNGEVTNNNASLTELIPYSNQLVVLEISVPSICCLPEELDFCNSDFRFNINGRDDGRYLFENTLGLKIEDASDLGEHRTFRSLLKKAVVLWLDIAKNSKHIWFEKEQKRILPCTLKDLKISRCEDLEYLLEGASDVTPPNTFHLLESLSLNNLPRLIGICNSTDSVKEVILWECNLMEIIIQREYEAGEERRVDILSREAHSLKWPSIKNIELSKCPNLKTFGSEVKNRRNERKMDAELDPRAQEPSAASSSARESSGRFNQCMESCVPRCRNYSPAQRNSSSSFGENKQDLINKKANAASGMAVHDDCKLRFLDLKAKRTYRFIVYKIEEKQKQVFVEKLGEPSDSFEDFSASLPADECRYAVYDFDFVTEENVPRSRIEFITWSPDTAKVRSKMIYASYKDRFKRELDGIQVELQATDPTEMGLDVIRSRSN
- the LOC122299085 gene encoding actin-depolymerizing factor 2-like isoform X7 gives rise to the protein MAVHDDCKLRFLDLKAKRTYRFIVYKIEEKQKQVFVEKLGEPSDSFEDFSASLPADECRYAVYDFDFVTEENVPRSRIEFITWSPDTAKVRSKMIYASYKDRFKRELDGIQVELQATDPTEMGLDVIRSRSN
- the LOC122299085 gene encoding actin-depolymerizing factor 1-like isoform X6; the protein is MPPYNTLSRKRDFEGKSEKNKDDMGNAVNAYARRANAASGMAVHDDCKLRFLDLKAKRTYRFIVYKIEEKQKQVFVEKLGEPSDSFEDFSASLPADECRYAVYDFDFVTEENVPRSRIEFITWSPDTAKVRSKMIYASYKDRFKRELDGIQVELQATDPTEMGLDVIRSRSN
- the LOC122299085 gene encoding uncharacterized protein LOC122299085 isoform X5; translated protein: MLNLEDCLLGDVSAIGTLGNLEILGFPNSNVVLPREIGNLSRLKLLDMKGYYSKKRIAAGVFSGLSKLEELYVEGFTNWGCTTMMEGNGEVTNNNASLTELIPYSNQLVVLEISVPSICCLPEELDFCNSDFRFNINGRDDGRYLFENTLGLKIEDASDLGEHRTFRSLLKKAVVLWLDIAKNSKHIWFEKEQKRILPCTLKDLKISRCEDLEYLLEGASDVTPPNTFHLLESLSLNNLPRLIGICNSTDSVKANAASGMAVHDDCKLRFLDLKAKRTYRFIVYKIEEKQKQVFVEKLGEPSDSFEDFSASLPADECRYAVYDFDFVTEENVPRSRIEFITWSPDTAKVRSKMIYASYKDRFKRELDGIQVELQATDPTEMGLDVIRSRSN
- the LOC122299085 gene encoding uncharacterized protein LOC122299085 isoform X4; this encodes MEIIIQREYEAGEERRVDILSREAHSLKWPSIKNIELSKCPNLKTFGSEVKNRRNERKMDAELDPRAQEPSAASSSARESSGRFNQCMESCVPRCRNYSPAQRNSSSSFGENKQDLINKKITLTNQGEENVSETENQTKMLSLFPHNLIESLENLQKLTAYQCDSLEVIFELEGLNTEESNSFNNLTKLSLRYLSKLLHIWKKGPRDIKGFNYLRWLQVWKCNSLKCLFTPSIAELLVKLEEIEVHGCNEMEAVLAKELGDEENRDVIVFPLVKTLELMNLQKLECFYTEDNHAFEWPSLDRITITGCPKLKMFASTSTKTPKLKGVYTIMSETHLLLNERDFQPMIEGNLNATIQHIIKKKANAASGMAVHDDCKLRFLDLKAKRTYRFIVYKIEEKQKQVFVEKLGEPSDSFEDFSASLPADECRYAVYDFDFVTEENVPRSRIEFITWSPDTAKVRSKMIYASYKDRFKRELDGIQVELQATDPTEMGLDVIRSRSN
- the LOC122299085 gene encoding uncharacterized protein LOC122299085 isoform X2, whose translation is MLNLEDCLLGDVSAIGTLGNLEILGFPNSNVVLPREIGNLSRLKLLDMKGYYSKKRIAAGVFSGLSKLEELYVEGFTNWGCTTMMEGNGEVTNNNASLTELIPYSNQLVVLEISVPSICCLPEELDFCNSDFRFNINGRDDGRYLFENTLGLKIEDASDLGEHRTFRSLLKKAVVLWLDIAKNSKHIWFEKEQKRILPCTLKDLKISRCEDLEYLLEGASDVTPPNTFHLLESLSLNNLPRLIGICNSTDSVKEVILWECNLMEIIIQREYEAGEERRVDILSREAHSLKWPSIKNIELSKCPNLKTFGSEVKNRRNERKMDAELDPRAQEPSAASSSARESSGRFNQCMESCVPRCRNYSPAQRNSSSSFGENKQDLINKKITLTNQGEENVSETENQTKMLSLFPHNLIESLENLQKLTAYQCDSLEVIFELEGLNTEESNSFNNLTKLSLRYLSKLLHIWKKGPRDIKGFNYLRWLQVWKCNSLKCLFTPSIAELLVKLEEIEVHGCNEMEAVLAKELGDEENRDVIVFPLVKTLELMNLQKLECFYTEDNHAFEWPSLDRITITGCPKLKMFASTSTKTPKLKGVYTIMSETHLLLNERDFQPMIEGNLNATIQHIIKKKGL
- the LOC122299085 gene encoding uncharacterized protein LOC122299085 isoform X1 yields the protein MLNLEDCLLGDVSAIGTLGNLEILGFPNSNVVLPREIGNLSRLKLLDMKGYYSKKRIAAGVFSGLSKLEELYVEGFTNWGCTTMMEGNGEVTNNNASLTELIPYSNQLVVLEISVPSICCLPEELDFCNSDFRFNINGRDDGRYLFENTLGLKIEDASDLGEHRTFRSLLKKAVVLWLDIAKNSKHIWFEKEQKRILPCTLKDLKISRCEDLEYLLEGASDVTPPNTFHLLESLSLNNLPRLIGICNSTDSVKEVILWECNLMEIIIQREYEAGEERRVDILSREAHSLKWPSIKNIELSKCPNLKTFGSEVKNRRNERKMDAELDPRAQEPSAASSSARESSGRFNQCMESCVPRCRNYSPAQRNSSSSFGENKQDLINKKITLTNQGEENVSETENQTKMLSLFPHNLIESLENLQKLTAYQCDSLEVIFELEGLNTEESNSFNNLTKLSLRYLSKLLHIWKKGPRDIKGFNYLRWLQVWKCNSLKCLFTPSIAELLVKLEEIEVHGCNEMEAVLAKELGDEENRDVIVFPLVKTLELMNLQKLECFYTEDNHAFEWPSLDRITITGCPKLKMFASTSTKTPKLKGVYTIMSETHLLLNERDFQPMIEGNLNATIQHIIKKKANAASGMAVHDDCKLRFLDLKAKRTYRFIVYKIEEKQKQVFVEKLGEPSDSFEDFSASLPADECRYAVYDFDFVTEENVPRSRIEFITWSPDTAKVRSKMIYASYKDRFKRELDGIQVELQATDPTEMGLDVIRSRSN